In Polynucleobacter ibericus, a genomic segment contains:
- a CDS encoding MBOAT family O-acyltransferase: MLFNSVTYLCFLTVMVIAYWLCSNNARRWLVLAASLAFYGFWRIEFVFLIAFSAFVDYFLSLRIYEEKCPRRRLYLLLISLNINIGLLVYFKYAYFIAENISTLGQSLDQSWDFSPGNIILPLGISFYTFLSISYTLDVYRKLFDPIRNFRDYLTYVMFWPHMIAGPILRAHELIPQIVRAPHFKLHNLIGGIKNIIIGLFLKVGLADQIAPWVDEAFKAPPSSLGGLDVWTMAFGFGLQIYFDFAGYSLIAVGSALLLGVHFPDNFNWPYLASSPREFWRRWHITLSAWIRDYLYLPLSGARFKDSSEGGIDIEFNDRSNSFRLAVALMLTWFIMGFWHGAGWMFALWGVWHATFILLYRVTKKWSPFSSAYLMNFLGWVITLPIIMLGWIPFRADSLKTSIELWQRVFDISSYRSLAFRENFYLLVFLFTFGMLLTWFLIHTKAPVIRHPWVRYSGEIMAFAIMIFLVFIFLRPISQFIYFQF; encoded by the coding sequence ATGCTATTTAATTCTGTCACGTATTTATGTTTCCTGACGGTGATGGTCATCGCCTATTGGTTATGTTCAAATAATGCAAGGCGATGGTTAGTTTTAGCAGCTAGTCTTGCATTCTATGGATTTTGGCGCATAGAATTCGTATTTTTGATCGCATTTTCTGCTTTTGTAGACTACTTTTTGTCATTAAGAATCTATGAGGAGAAGTGTCCGCGCAGGCGACTATATCTCTTGTTAATTAGTTTAAATATTAATATTGGTTTGCTTGTTTACTTCAAGTATGCATATTTTATTGCTGAAAATATATCTACACTTGGCCAGTCACTTGATCAAAGCTGGGATTTTTCACCGGGAAATATTATTCTTCCGCTGGGCATCAGTTTTTATACTTTCCTATCTATCAGCTACACATTAGATGTATATCGCAAGCTATTCGATCCAATAAGAAACTTCCGAGATTATTTAACTTACGTAATGTTTTGGCCGCATATGATTGCAGGACCAATTTTGCGTGCACACGAATTAATTCCTCAGATCGTTAGAGCGCCCCATTTTAAATTGCATAATCTGATAGGTGGCATCAAAAATATCATCATAGGCCTGTTTCTTAAGGTTGGTCTAGCTGACCAGATTGCGCCTTGGGTCGATGAGGCATTTAAGGCGCCCCCTAGCAGTCTAGGCGGCCTTGATGTGTGGACAATGGCATTTGGTTTCGGATTGCAAATCTATTTTGATTTTGCAGGCTACAGTCTTATTGCTGTTGGCTCGGCATTGTTACTAGGGGTTCATTTCCCTGATAATTTTAACTGGCCATATTTAGCGTCATCACCAAGAGAATTTTGGAGGCGCTGGCATATTACTTTATCAGCCTGGATTAGGGATTATCTTTATTTGCCACTTTCAGGAGCGCGCTTTAAGGATAGCTCCGAAGGTGGCATAGATATCGAGTTTAACGACCGATCAAATAGCTTTCGTTTGGCAGTGGCGCTCATGTTGACTTGGTTCATAATGGGCTTTTGGCATGGAGCGGGTTGGATGTTTGCGTTATGGGGTGTTTGGCATGCAACATTCATATTGTTATACCGCGTGACAAAAAAATGGTCACCGTTTAGCTCGGCTTATTTAATGAATTTTTTAGGATGGGTTATTACCTTACCCATCATTATGCTTGGCTGGATTCCTTTTAGAGCTGACTCGTTAAAGACTTCCATTGAGTTATGGCAACGTGTATTTGATATTTCTAGCTACCGCAGCCTGGCGTTTCGGGAAAATTTTTATTTATTAGTTTTTCTTTTTACATTCGGAATGTTGTTAACTTGGTTCCTGATACACACCAAGGCACCTGTGATAAGGCATCCATGGGTAAGGTATTCCGGAGAAATTATGGCGTTCGCCATTATGATTTTCCTGGTGTTCATCTTCCTCCGCCCAATTAGTCAATTTATCTATTTTCAATTTTAG
- a CDS encoding phospholipid carrier-dependent glycosyltransferase, with the protein MNRLFKTLSGFWPYLVLSVLLLALFYATGFNRNWPHWVDQELTLSYNGLLVYSGSNQEYLDHPGFFSIHLIAYLISIANYLGFYQLQDVGDLNNLPSMLEGIKELIITTRHAALITSLAYVFTAYYIANKITRERILSFLIALLVFVSNGVFFHFTLTRTEPIAFLFLIWSLYFYTQFFNHGQDKHPLSLLLCLAMLFCGALNKAQVLVLAPFYFTWTYYFITTERNRSVASSNSWLQIASATSFIALAIFYSLISSGLSLIINLGLITFFYGLTFLCAKKSGIDAYKATSLFNVFYLLAFESLNYFSFKLNQNVSIFSNIEDPISMTRWLAPDPNAEKIAMDTNAMYVLGKIANSLAEPFITLFTKVSSPLVLLIFCLGLMYGLRQRLKKSDFLFGAYSFLAFYAVSLINRTRYIDAPHYLLLSEFFLLGFALVLISKLGNTKAKMKTVGALIFIILFINLVPHTRFVNLLMRKGGQPFCSSPQIYLEKINAQKIALECKDNPI; encoded by the coding sequence ATGAATCGACTTTTCAAAACTTTATCCGGTTTCTGGCCATACCTTGTGCTTAGCGTATTGCTATTAGCCTTGTTCTACGCGACGGGATTTAATCGCAATTGGCCTCATTGGGTAGATCAAGAGCTCACCCTCTCGTATAACGGACTTTTAGTATATTCAGGCTCAAATCAAGAGTATCTGGACCACCCCGGCTTCTTCTCGATTCACCTGATTGCTTACCTAATAAGCATCGCTAATTATCTAGGTTTTTACCAGCTTCAAGATGTAGGTGACCTCAATAACCTACCTTCTATGTTGGAAGGAATTAAAGAGCTCATCATCACAACGCGTCATGCAGCTTTAATTACCTCGCTTGCCTATGTTTTTACTGCGTATTACATCGCAAACAAAATTACTCGTGAGCGCATCCTTTCCTTTTTAATTGCCCTACTGGTGTTTGTCAGCAATGGTGTCTTTTTCCATTTCACCCTCACCAGAACAGAACCAATTGCTTTTCTCTTTTTAATCTGGTCACTGTATTTTTATACTCAGTTTTTTAACCATGGGCAGGATAAGCACCCTCTATCACTATTACTGTGTCTAGCAATGTTATTTTGCGGCGCACTCAATAAAGCACAAGTTCTTGTTCTGGCGCCTTTTTACTTCACCTGGACTTATTACTTCATCACCACAGAAAGAAATCGCTCTGTAGCTAGCAGTAATTCTTGGCTACAAATTGCTAGCGCTACCTCCTTTATCGCATTAGCAATCTTTTATAGTTTGATTTCATCGGGATTAAGCCTCATCATCAACTTGGGCTTAATTACTTTTTTCTATGGGCTCACCTTTCTTTGTGCCAAAAAGTCTGGCATAGATGCATATAAGGCTACTAGCCTATTCAACGTCTTTTATCTTCTCGCATTTGAGTCTTTAAACTATTTCAGCTTTAAGCTCAATCAAAACGTCTCTATTTTTTCAAATATTGAAGACCCCATTAGCATGACTCGCTGGCTTGCCCCAGATCCCAATGCTGAAAAAATTGCGATGGATACCAATGCGATGTATGTACTTGGAAAAATTGCCAATTCTTTGGCTGAGCCATTTATTACCCTATTTACGAAGGTATCCTCACCACTTGTGCTGTTGATATTTTGCCTTGGACTGATGTATGGCCTTCGTCAGCGTCTTAAAAAATCTGATTTTTTATTTGGTGCCTACAGCTTCTTAGCCTTTTATGCGGTTTCATTAATTAATAGAACACGCTACATTGATGCGCCACACTACCTTCTGCTCTCAGAATTTTTCCTACTAGGATTTGCCCTCGTACTGATAAGTAAGCTAGGCAATACAAAAGCCAAAATGAAGACTGTCGGCGCATTAATTTTTATCATTCTTTTCATCAATCTAGTTCCCCATACGCGCTTTGTAAATCTACTGATGCGTAAGGGCGGCCAACCATTCTGTTCATCCCCACAAATCTATTTAGAAAAGATTAATGCGCAGAAAATTGCGTTGGAATGCAAAGACAACCCTATTTAA
- a CDS encoding acyltransferase family protein has translation MSSTTTSNNQAFGHLGYRKDIDGLRALAVLLVVIYHAFPGWAHGGFIGVDIFFVISGYLITSIILDGLRDGSFSLVDFYAKRIIRIFPALILVMLISIGFGWLILYPAELQLLGKHILSAVGFFSNFTYFSESGYFDSRGVEKPLLHLWSLAIEEQFYLLWPVLLWVVYKLRAPFLAAILLLILGSFAWNIHLVHLNKSAAFYLPLGRFWELLFGALLALALLTPQSHSRVTAGKSLWIQVYGWFGTSSVCKQIYSILGLALLVVGVIVIYPRSLFPGWFALLPVVGASLMIYAGENAWINRYLLSNRLLVGIGLISYPLYLWHWVLLSFAQIWGPIFIEQRLMLVGASFVFAWLTYRLLEKPLRNRQSIRKKAGVLLLLMGSIFFIGLCLSLNGYPQRNVNLLPQFENTAYDGGDQGQIEEGCGLSDSSLKNYFYGCFQDKRESAKFALVGDSKAMALFPGLVRSSSPGSRWLTIYGPGGDKAIPPYLSNSRSDVKPVDAPYTDRAIDQIAKNPNIKDVALVFSSKGVMTTDIDSLYKGVHQAQAINGLLAITAKLVESQKRVVLVVDNPSLALPQDCFHRKVGLAWFDAFQRIDNRCEMALEKHQNMTAKYIEALKAVKQQYPHQVTIFDTTPILCDAQGGVCSYQKSGRKMYSYTDHISDFAAGEVGLALNRQLIDRSK, from the coding sequence TTGTCTTCTACTACGACCTCTAATAATCAAGCATTTGGCCACCTAGGATATCGTAAAGATATCGATGGCTTACGCGCTTTAGCGGTATTGTTGGTAGTGATTTATCACGCTTTTCCTGGTTGGGCGCACGGTGGCTTTATTGGTGTCGACATCTTTTTTGTAATTTCAGGCTATTTAATTACTTCTATCATTTTAGATGGACTGCGTGACGGATCGTTTAGCCTCGTCGATTTTTACGCCAAGCGAATTATTCGAATATTCCCAGCATTGATTTTAGTGATGCTGATCTCCATTGGATTTGGCTGGCTCATTCTTTATCCTGCAGAGCTACAACTGCTTGGAAAACATATTCTGTCTGCTGTTGGGTTTTTTTCTAACTTTACATATTTTTCTGAATCGGGCTATTTTGATAGTAGGGGTGTTGAGAAGCCACTATTGCATTTGTGGTCACTGGCAATTGAAGAACAATTTTATTTATTATGGCCAGTGCTCCTATGGGTTGTTTATAAATTAAGAGCCCCCTTTTTGGCGGCCATACTTTTACTCATTCTGGGGTCATTTGCTTGGAATATTCATTTAGTCCATCTCAATAAGTCTGCTGCTTTTTATCTTCCTTTGGGCCGTTTCTGGGAGTTGTTATTTGGAGCTTTGTTGGCTCTCGCACTCTTGACACCTCAATCTCACTCTCGAGTAACTGCAGGCAAGTCTCTTTGGATACAAGTTTATGGTTGGTTTGGCACAAGTTCGGTGTGCAAACAGATTTACTCTATCTTAGGTTTAGCGCTTTTAGTAGTTGGCGTGATTGTGATTTATCCGCGTAGTTTGTTTCCTGGCTGGTTTGCTTTATTGCCTGTGGTTGGCGCTTCATTGATGATTTATGCCGGTGAAAACGCATGGATCAATCGTTATCTTCTATCCAATCGATTATTGGTTGGTATTGGCCTGATTAGCTACCCTTTATATTTATGGCATTGGGTCTTATTGTCCTTCGCTCAAATTTGGGGCCCCATATTTATTGAGCAACGACTAATGCTTGTCGGCGCTTCATTTGTATTTGCATGGTTAACCTACAGGTTATTAGAAAAACCTTTGCGTAATCGTCAGTCCATCAGAAAAAAGGCTGGGGTATTGCTGTTGTTGATGGGAAGTATTTTTTTCATTGGGCTCTGCTTGAGTCTCAATGGATATCCACAAAGAAACGTCAACTTACTTCCTCAGTTTGAAAATACAGCTTATGACGGTGGGGATCAAGGACAGATTGAAGAGGGGTGCGGTCTTTCGGATTCGAGCTTGAAAAATTACTTTTATGGATGCTTTCAAGATAAACGTGAGTCTGCTAAATTTGCTTTAGTTGGTGATAGCAAGGCAATGGCACTGTTTCCGGGTCTGGTAAGAAGTTCATCTCCAGGGTCAAGATGGCTCACTATTTATGGGCCTGGAGGAGATAAAGCGATTCCACCATACCTTTCTAATAGCCGTTCTGACGTGAAGCCGGTTGATGCACCATATACAGACCGAGCAATTGATCAAATTGCAAAAAACCCGAATATTAAAGACGTGGCCTTAGTCTTCTCTAGTAAGGGGGTTATGACAACGGATATTGATAGCCTTTACAAGGGGGTGCATCAAGCGCAAGCTATTAACGGCTTATTGGCAATCACTGCGAAGTTGGTTGAAAGTCAAAAGCGGGTCGTCTTAGTTGTGGATAATCCGAGCTTAGCACTTCCTCAGGACTGTTTTCACAGAAAAGTAGGACTCGCTTGGTTTGATGCTTTTCAACGCATAGATAATCGCTGTGAAATGGCCTTGGAAAAGCACCAAAACATGACAGCGAAATATATTGAGGCTCTTAAGGCTGTTAAGCAACAATATCCTCACCAGGTGACTATTTTTGATACTACACCTATCTTATGTGATGCACAGGGCGGTGTCTGTTCTTATCAAAAATCAGGTCGCAAGATGTACTCGTATACCGATCATATATCTGACTTTGCTGCTGGAGAAGTTGGGCTTGCCCTAAACCGTCAGCTTATAGACAGGTCAAAATAA
- a CDS encoding MraY family glycosyltransferase — translation MVSLIFAFFTSFIATILIIRTQKLHGRISADHQLDGPQKFHMHAVPRIGGLAIGLGILIAIAVHQQQADAFTTQITLLFCTLPTFLIGLLEDLTKKISVRLRLIFTALSALMAVLLLDAQISSVAIPYIDYLLSFSIISTLFTVFAITGLANAYNIIDGFNGLSSMVGIISLAAIGYISISFNDSLIIFLSFSMMASIFGFFIWNYPRGLIFLGDGGAYFIGFWVATLSILIICRHSEISPWFALLINAYPISETLFTIYRRKVHQGKCPGHPDGIHFHSLIFRRVVNSVSPRNKLEWFSANAKTSPYLWVFCSFACMPAVVFWHSTPILIACFLFFCISYVILYKKVVTFKTPYWMKF, via the coding sequence ATGGTCAGCTTAATTTTCGCTTTTTTTACTTCTTTTATTGCAACAATTTTAATTATTCGCACCCAAAAGCTTCATGGGAGAATAAGTGCTGACCACCAATTAGATGGTCCGCAGAAATTTCATATGCATGCAGTTCCCAGGATTGGAGGTCTGGCAATTGGACTCGGAATACTCATTGCGATTGCCGTCCACCAGCAGCAAGCTGACGCATTCACTACACAAATCACCCTATTATTTTGCACATTACCAACCTTTTTGATTGGACTTCTTGAAGATTTAACCAAAAAAATCAGTGTTCGTTTGAGACTAATTTTTACAGCGCTAAGTGCTCTGATGGCAGTATTACTACTGGATGCTCAGATATCAAGTGTGGCTATTCCGTATATTGATTATTTGCTATCGTTTTCGATAATATCTACTCTCTTTACGGTCTTTGCCATCACCGGACTTGCGAATGCCTACAACATCATCGATGGATTTAATGGCTTATCGAGCATGGTCGGGATTATTTCACTGGCAGCGATTGGCTATATAAGTATCAGCTTTAATGATTCCCTAATCATATTTTTAAGCTTTTCAATGATGGCTAGTATTTTCGGTTTTTTTATTTGGAACTACCCAAGGGGCTTAATCTTTCTTGGTGACGGTGGCGCATATTTTATTGGATTTTGGGTGGCAACACTCAGCATACTAATTATCTGTCGTCATAGTGAAATATCCCCATGGTTTGCACTCCTCATCAATGCTTACCCTATCTCAGAAACACTTTTTACAATTTATCGCAGAAAAGTTCATCAAGGTAAATGCCCGGGGCACCCTGATGGCATTCATTTCCACTCGTTAATATTTAGACGCGTAGTGAACAGTGTAAGCCCACGAAATAAATTGGAATGGTTTAGTGCGAATGCTAAAACATCTCCATACCTTTGGGTTTTCTGCAGCTTCGCTTGTATGCCAGCCGTGGTGTTTTGGCATTCAACTCCAATTCTGATTGCCTGCTTTCTATTTTTTTGCATAAGTTATGTGATTCTATATAAAAAAGTAGTGACCTTTAAAACACCATATTGGATGAAGTTTTAA
- a CDS encoding carbamoyltransferase family protein, which produces MTYILGINAYHGDSSACLIKEGTLIAAAEEERFRRIKHWAGFPSESIRYCLSEAGIELSAVDHLAINQDTGASVWKKICFTLTKRPNIKFIVDRIRNKKERSNIRQELALAFPDQQFTGKIHGIEHHTAHLASAFLVSPFDEAVVVSVDGFGDFASAAWGLGKGSEIHVDGKVYFPHSLGIFYQALTQYLGFPNYGDEYKVMGLAPYGSPKYLPQMRNIVKLKDDGSFYLNLEYFQHHKNKIAYEWKNGEPKVGELFTDALKSLFGPARCKGEELTQYHKDLARSIQAMYEEAFFHLLNMLQKRHGCENLCLAGGCAMNSVANGKIYRNTGFKKVYIQSAAGDAGGAIGAAYATWEKLGGKRSFLMEHAYWGPHFSDQEINFLLESNADKLQEQGCEITHFADENLLCEMTANAISEGKVIGWFQGRMEWGPRALGNRSILGDPRRADMKDILNIKIKRRESFRPFAPSILREAVPEWFEQDDDVPFMMQVYPIRKSKQETISAVTHVDGSGRLQTIAEEQNPRYYRLIKTFGNLTGVPILLNTSFNENEPVVCRPVEALNCFLRTKMDVLVLGNYLIKRRMFEQ; this is translated from the coding sequence ATGACATATATTCTTGGTATTAATGCATATCATGGTGACTCTTCGGCGTGTTTAATTAAGGAGGGCACTTTGATAGCGGCTGCTGAGGAGGAGCGCTTTCGCCGGATAAAGCACTGGGCAGGATTCCCATCCGAGTCTATTCGTTATTGTCTGTCAGAGGCTGGTATTGAGCTTTCTGCAGTGGACCATCTTGCAATCAACCAAGATACTGGTGCGAGCGTATGGAAAAAAATATGTTTCACGCTTACTAAGCGCCCAAACATCAAATTTATCGTTGATCGGATTCGCAATAAAAAAGAAAGATCCAATATAAGGCAGGAACTGGCATTAGCATTTCCTGATCAGCAATTTACTGGAAAGATTCATGGCATTGAGCATCACACTGCTCACCTTGCTTCTGCTTTTCTAGTCTCGCCTTTTGATGAGGCCGTAGTTGTATCGGTTGATGGCTTTGGGGATTTTGCAAGCGCTGCTTGGGGGTTGGGAAAGGGGTCGGAAATTCATGTTGATGGGAAAGTTTACTTCCCGCACTCATTAGGAATATTTTATCAGGCCCTTACGCAATATCTTGGATTTCCTAATTATGGTGATGAATATAAAGTAATGGGATTGGCGCCTTATGGTTCTCCCAAGTATCTCCCGCAAATGCGCAATATTGTCAAATTGAAAGATGACGGCTCGTTCTATCTTAATCTAGAATATTTTCAACACCACAAAAATAAGATTGCTTATGAGTGGAAAAATGGTGAGCCAAAGGTGGGCGAATTATTTACGGATGCTCTTAAATCATTGTTTGGACCTGCGCGCTGCAAGGGTGAAGAATTAACTCAGTATCACAAAGATCTAGCACGCTCAATTCAGGCGATGTACGAGGAGGCATTTTTTCATCTTTTAAATATGTTGCAAAAGAGGCATGGCTGCGAAAATCTTTGCTTGGCTGGTGGTTGCGCTATGAACTCTGTGGCAAATGGAAAGATATATCGAAATACAGGCTTTAAAAAAGTTTATATTCAGTCGGCCGCAGGTGATGCGGGTGGTGCAATTGGGGCCGCCTATGCCACTTGGGAAAAGCTCGGAGGTAAGCGTAGCTTCTTAATGGAGCATGCATATTGGGGCCCACATTTTTCTGACCAGGAGATCAATTTCTTGCTGGAGAGCAATGCTGATAAATTACAGGAACAGGGGTGTGAAATCACTCATTTCGCAGATGAGAATCTTCTTTGTGAAATGACGGCTAATGCTATTTCTGAGGGCAAAGTAATTGGGTGGTTTCAGGGGCGTATGGAATGGGGCCCTCGGGCTCTTGGAAATCGATCAATCCTCGGCGACCCACGCAGAGCAGACATGAAGGATATTCTAAACATTAAGATCAAGCGACGTGAGTCCTTTAGGCCATTTGCACCTTCAATATTGAGGGAGGCGGTACCGGAATGGTTTGAGCAAGATGATGATGTGCCTTTCATGATGCAGGTTTATCCTATCCGTAAGAGTAAGCAAGAAACAATATCTGCTGTAACTCATGTCGACGGCTCTGGGCGGTTGCAGACCATAGCTGAGGAGCAAAATCCTCGCTACTATAGACTTATCAAAACGTTTGGCAACTTAACTGGTGTCCCGATCCTCTTAAATACTTCCTTTAATGAAAATGAACCAGTTGTATGTCGGCCCGTGGAAGCTTTGAATTGTTTTTTAAGAACAAAAATGGATGTCCTGGTTTTAGGTAACTATCTAATTAAACGGCGTATGTTTGAGCAATAG
- a CDS encoding glycosyltransferase family 2 protein, whose product MKITIITVCYNSASTIADTLNSVSCQTFKDFEHLVIDGNSTDSTLKVVELHRHSNLTVCSEPDSGIYYAMNKGLRRTSGEVIGFLNSDDYYADATVLEKIAIVFQDAAVEACYGDLDYVTKDNGHIVRYWKSKPYIKGDFARGWCPAHPTFYVRKSTLERLGVFDTSFKFAADVELMMRFLESGAIKSVYIPSVLVRMRLGGLSNQSWVNIFKQNNEIFRALTKNKVAFKFSSFWIHKVLNRVWQYLAARIFRSTILSQINKSKKTKNSDV is encoded by the coding sequence ATGAAAATCACCATTATTACTGTTTGTTACAATAGCGCCTCTACTATTGCTGACACTCTTAATTCGGTGTCGTGTCAAACTTTCAAAGATTTTGAGCATTTAGTCATCGATGGGAATTCAACAGACTCGACACTTAAAGTCGTAGAGCTGCATCGTCATTCCAACCTGACGGTTTGTTCTGAGCCCGACAGTGGCATTTACTACGCTATGAATAAAGGATTGAGGCGTACAAGCGGTGAAGTTATTGGTTTTTTGAATTCCGATGATTATTATGCTGATGCTACTGTGCTAGAAAAAATTGCGATAGTCTTTCAGGATGCGGCGGTCGAGGCTTGCTATGGAGACCTTGATTATGTCACAAAAGATAACGGTCATATAGTTCGTTACTGGAAGTCAAAGCCATATATTAAGGGAGATTTTGCAAGGGGCTGGTGTCCAGCTCATCCAACTTTCTATGTGCGTAAATCGACGCTTGAGAGGTTGGGTGTTTTTGATACATCCTTCAAGTTTGCAGCTGATGTTGAACTTATGATGCGTTTTCTGGAGAGTGGAGCAATAAAGTCTGTTTATATCCCTTCTGTTTTAGTTCGTATGCGTCTTGGAGGTTTGTCTAATCAAAGTTGGGTAAACATCTTCAAGCAAAATAATGAGATATTTAGAGCGCTTACAAAAAATAAAGTGGCATTTAAATTTTCTAGTTTCTGGATACATAAAGTTCTAAATAGGGTATGGCAATACCTTGCTGCTCGTATATTTAGATCCACTATTCTGAGTCAGATTAATAAATCTAAAAAAACAAAAAATAGTGATGTATAA
- a CDS encoding bifunctional class I SAM-dependent methyltransferase/glycosyltransferase family 2 protein has translation MNTHHQEFIQYQQKRQSFWQRIHLAVSRSLGGYYQGRLIDIYQQLIPVGSRVLELGCANGRLLAALDPSYALGMDFSSSALESAKKKSPQITFIEMDAHEIKLGDQTFDFIILSDLVNDLWDVQTVLEQLRPYCHSETRIIFNFFSHLWSLPLRFARWLGLATPNLPQNWLTRHDMKNLLEISEYEVLREWREIIAPLPIPLLSNFCNRYLARIWPFELLDITNFVMARPIGLAIKKSPTVSVIVAARNESGHIEELMERIPEMGGGTEIIFVEGNSTDDTYDKIALEISKNPNRNCKLLKQDGKGKGNAVRNGFDLASGDILMILDADITVPPEDLMRFFNVIANGSAEFVNGVRLVYPMQEDAMRFLNLIGNKFFSWAFSWLLGQPIRDTLCGTKVLWNSDYKRIAHNRSYFGDFDPFGDFDLLFGAARLNLKIMEVPIRYRARRYGETNISRWSHGWLLLKMVVFAARRIKFT, from the coding sequence ATGAACACCCATCACCAAGAATTTATCCAATACCAGCAAAAGCGTCAAAGTTTTTGGCAGCGCATCCATTTGGCTGTCTCGCGCTCCTTGGGCGGTTATTACCAAGGTAGATTGATTGATATATATCAACAACTCATACCGGTCGGATCTCGTGTTCTGGAGCTTGGATGTGCTAATGGCCGTTTATTGGCTGCTTTAGATCCTTCGTATGCGCTGGGGATGGACTTTAGCTCTTCCGCATTAGAGTCTGCCAAAAAGAAATCTCCTCAGATCACCTTTATTGAGATGGATGCTCATGAGATTAAATTAGGTGATCAAACTTTTGATTTCATCATACTGTCTGATTTAGTAAATGATCTCTGGGATGTGCAAACTGTTTTAGAGCAACTGCGTCCCTATTGCCACTCAGAAACACGCATTATTTTTAATTTCTTTAGCCATTTGTGGAGCTTGCCTCTGCGCTTTGCTCGCTGGCTTGGTTTGGCTACTCCCAATCTTCCTCAGAATTGGTTAACGCGACATGATATGAAGAATCTCTTGGAGATCTCTGAGTATGAGGTTTTGCGGGAGTGGAGAGAAATCATCGCCCCTTTACCGATTCCGCTACTGTCTAACTTTTGCAACCGCTATCTAGCGCGCATTTGGCCATTTGAATTGCTAGATATCACCAATTTTGTCATGGCTCGCCCTATAGGTTTAGCTATAAAGAAGAGTCCTACTGTCTCGGTGATTGTGGCAGCTCGTAATGAGTCTGGCCATATTGAAGAACTCATGGAGCGTATTCCAGAGATGGGCGGTGGAACCGAGATTATCTTTGTAGAGGGTAATTCCACTGACGATACTTACGACAAGATTGCTCTAGAGATTTCTAAGAACCCCAATCGTAACTGCAAATTACTCAAGCAAGATGGCAAGGGTAAAGGTAATGCAGTGCGGAATGGCTTTGATTTGGCTAGCGGCGATATTTTGATGATTCTCGATGCCGATATTACAGTGCCACCAGAAGACCTAATGCGCTTCTTTAACGTGATTGCCAATGGTTCAGCAGAATTTGTCAATGGTGTCCGCTTAGTCTATCCAATGCAAGAAGATGCCATGCGATTTTTAAATCTCATTGGCAATAAGTTTTTCTCCTGGGCCTTTAGCTGGCTATTAGGTCAACCCATTCGGGATACCTTATGCGGAACTAAGGTGCTTTGGAATAGTGATTACAAACGAATTGCTCATAACCGCAGCTACTTTGGTGACTTTGACCCTTTTGGGGACTTTGATTTACTCTTTGGTGCTGCGCGGCTAAACCTCAAAATTATGGAAGTGCCTATTCGCTATCGTGCCCGTCGGTACGGTGAGACTAATATCTCCCGCTGGTCTCATGGCTGGTTGCTGCTCAAGATGGTTGTATTTGCAGCCCGCAGAATAAAGTTTACCTAA